The stretch of DNA CCGTCTTCATCGTGCGCGAGATGAAGGGATTGTTAGCCGTTTGGCCGGGCCAGGAGCCTTCATTCAGTCCACCCAGGATCAGCGTGTCGACGCTTTGCAGACGCGCCTCCAACGTGCCGAAAATGAAGACTCTTGGATGGCTGAGCGCGCGCGGTTTGACCGCCTGGCCGGCCGAAAGCGCCGCCATGATATCGATCCATTGCGGTCCATCGGCTTCGATCTGGCCCTCCGTCTCGATCACCTCTCCGAGCAGGCTTGCAAGTGAATCCCCCGCTTCACCAGCCCAGAGATTGGCGAGGTTGCCGCGTTCATCGACTGCCACAGCTTCGAGTGCCCGTCCGGTCCGCTCCGCCCAATCGGAAAGAGTGAAGCTGGCCGTCAGTCCACGGCCATCCGGCCGGTGCCGGACGAGCGCGGATGCCAGCGGTTCGGTCGCATTCGACATCCGCCGGGCAAGATTGCGCGCTTGCTCCACCGCTTCCGGTGGCAGCGACCTGCGCCAATTCGGCGCGTGTCTGTCCCTTGCCTGCTCTGAAAGTTGATGCTCCAGCAAAGGCTCCAACGCGCTGATATCAACCGCGGCAACACCGCCACGCAGGGCGAGCAGTTCGAGTGCTTCGACGGCTTGCGTGAGCGCGCCGCGTTCGAGGCCGAAGCGGGCCAGCGGATGCTTGAGCAATGCTACGATTGTGACCGGATCGCCGGGCCGGAGTGTTGCCTCGAGGAGCAGTTGAAGGAGTGTTCCCTGCAGCATAGCCGCAAGTGGCGTACCGGCCGAGTCGTCGGCCAGGATGCCGAAACGGGAGAGCTCTGCCATGACGCGCCGGGCCAGATTTCGGTCCGGTGTGATAAGCGCTGTCTGGCTGTCGCCGTTTCGTCCCGGCTGCTCCAGTGCCAGCCGCAAGGCTATGGCGATCGCCGTCGCTTCTTCACGTTCGTTTGTGGCTTCGATCAGCGAGACATCGGCAAAGGCAGCCGCCAATGCCTCGTCCGGGAGTTCCTTCTTCCATTCGCCCCAATTGCTCGTCGCTTCCGCTGGAGCGAGCGCACGGGAAAGAATTTCTGCGCGGCGATGTAGATCTTGTTCCGCCTCCTCGATCGCAACGACGTCGCCGCGCGTGAAGTTCAGCCGTTTGAGGAGGGACGAAAGGCCATATTGCGGGTGGCTTCGGCTGGCGGGGTTGGTCCGCTCCCCAGCGGTAATCTCTGGCGCAACCAGCTGCCAATGCGCATCCGGCATGGATAGATCGAGGCCCGGAAGGACGATCACGCCCTCAGGCAGATTGGCGACGGCAGCGATGAGGTCGGCCGTTGCCGGCATCGAGCCAGTGGACCCGGCAATAATAATCGGTCCGGCAGGTTTTGCCGTTGCGAGCCGGTGGGCTTCCGCACGTAGGATTGCATTGCGATGGCGTGCCGGTGACGATTTTCCGAGTTCGGCAAGCCGTTCCGGCCAGAAAGCGATGGCGATCTGCAGAAATTCGGCCGTCAACTGCCACCACAGAGCGTGATCTTCGGCATCGAGTTTCGTGAGTTCCGACCACTCGCGATCCTCGGTCTCGATGGAATCGATCAGTTCGGCAAGATTGCGTGCGAGCCAGATCGCGTCTGCCGGGCTCGCCGGCGCGGCCAAGGGCGAATCGGCGTGGATACGCCGCACGATCTCTGGCAGCCTGTTGCGCCAGGCGAGGATGAGGCGGGCAAGCTCCAGCAAGCGCGCCGTGTTCGAAAGCGGCTGCGCGAGATCGAGGGTTGCAGGCAGCGCCTCCTCGAAATAGCCGCTGTCGTCATCCGTCTCGCCGAGCGGCCGGATAACCGGCAGGATCGCCGAACGGCCGCCGAGAAGATCGACGAACTCCGAACGCAGCACGCGGGCGGCGCGTCGCGTTGGCAGGTAGATCGTTACTTTGGAGAGCGAAAGCGGATCATCCGGATCATGCCGGAAGAGCGGCGTCAGTCCTCCGTCGCAGAGCGTTGCGGCAAGCGTCTTCAGGAAAGGCAGACCTGCCGGGATCGTTAGAACGCGAGGCTGGTGCCGTTCGGTCATCCGTTACACAAACGTCCGGAAGCGCCGGATCGTTTCCTCCGCTTCGCCGATCGCCTCCGGCGTGCCGACTGTCAGCCAATGGCCTTCGAGCATCATGCCCAAAAGCCGCCCGCGCTCGATCGCCTTGTCGAAATAGATATTGAGATTGAACGGGTCATCGGCGGGAGCATCGTCCAAAAACGATGTGTCTATGACGATTGCACCGGCATAGACGACCGGGTTCGGACCCCTTTCACGATAGCGGGTAAGCCTGCCATCCGGGGCGAGGTTGAAATCATTCTTGCCATTGTGGCCGGTCGTATCCGCGAGTTTGACGCAGAGCATGGCCATATCCATGCGGTCTGCATCGAAGAATCCGGCTAAACGACGAAGGTTGCTCGGCCGGTCAGGCCGTTCACCGATCCAGAAAAGATCGGCATTGGTGACGAAAATCGTGCCGCGACCAAGGAGCTTGAGGCCCTTTGCCAGGCCGCCGCCATTGTTCATCAGTCGGTCGCGCTCGTCGGAAATGATGATATCGAGCGCTTTGTAAGAATTCAGATGTGCGAGCATCTGATCGGCGAGATGATGGACGTTGACGACCGCCTTCTCAACGCCTGCCTCCGCAAGCGAATCCAGTGCATAGTCGATCATTGGCTTGCCGTCGATTTTCACCAGCGGCTTCGGGATTGTATCGGTGATTGGGCGCATGCGGGTGCCAAGGCCGGCAGCCAGCACCATGGCTTGTTTGATGGTCATCTGATCCGGAACTTATGATTCGCTTTAACCTATTCCAGCCCTTGCGCACCAATCGCGCAAGGGGGCAAGCGCTTCATGGTCAAGCGCCACCTTAAGATAGGAGAGCGTGCGGGGCATGTGTTTCGTATAGCCGGGCTTTCCGTCGCGCTGCAACAGCCGCACCCAGAGACCGGCAAGCTTGCAGTTACGCTGAGCCGACATGATCGCCCAGCTTTTCAGGAAGCCGGCTTCGTCAAAATTGCCCTGTGCGCGGCGAAAAGCCAAATAGTCGTCCATGAGCTGCCTGAACAGGGCAGGTTCGATGGTGACGCGCGCATCCTGCACGATGGATGCAAGATCATAGGCGGTCGGGCCAATCATGGCGTCCTGAAAATCGATGAGGCCGATCTTCTGAATGCCTTTTTGTCCTTCGCGCCAGATGATGTTTGGTGAATGGAAGTCCCGGAGCAACAGATTTTTTTCTGCCGATGCGAGTTCATCGATGAGCCTATCCCAGATCGCCAGATATTCATCACGCTCGGCATCGCTGGCAGCTGTACCGCGCTTCCACGGGAGATACCAGTCGAGAACAAGGCGCACTTCCATCTTCATGGCGGTGCGGTCAAAATCGGGAATGTGGTGGATGTGGCTATCGGTGACGCGGATATCCTGCGGAATCTTCATCCCGTGCAAATGCGCAAGACAGGCGACACTTTGTCGGTAACGCGATGCGATGGGCTTGCCGCCCTCATCAAGCACGCCATCGCTGCCGAGATCTTCGATCAGCAGAATGCCCTCGGCATAGTCGACCTCATAGATCTCGGGCGTTGCAAAGCCTCTTTCGCGCAGCGCATTGGCAATTGCAACGAAGGGATAGGCATTCTCGGCAATATGGGCAACCTTCGGATAAGGCTTTCCGTCGAGTACCGCCGGTCCCTCGGGAAGCGGCGGCCAATCCATCAGTATCTTGCGGTCCTGGCGATCCGGATAGACCGCTTCGTAGGCGCGCAGCGACGCATCACCCGTCAGGAAGCGGCGTTTTGCCATCGGGTGCCCGGCTTTCGCGAGAAAAGCGCGGATTGCAAGAACGCGGCGGATTCTCTGCATCTGTGCGGGCGGTGCGCAAATCGTTGCGCGCCGGCCCCTGCCTTCATGCTCAAGTTTCATCACGATACGATCGGCGGGCAATTCGTCTTCTGCCATTTCCGGCCATTCGACAAGGCAGATACCGTTCTGAAGCGCTTCGTCGAAGCCGAGTTCCTCCAACTCCGCACCGTCAGCGAGGCGGTAGAGATCGAAATGCGAAACCGGAAACCGCAAATCGTAGGATTGAACCAGCGTAAATGTCGGGCTCGGGACCTCAAGCCGCTCGTCATCCGCCATGGCGCGCAGAAACGCACGGGCAAGGGATGATTTTCCAGCGCCGAGATCTCCCGAAAGTGCCAGGCAATCGCCAGTCTTCAGCGCGAGCGCCAAATCTTCCCCAAGGCGGATTGTTGCCGCCTCGTCTTCCAGGAAAAGGGAGATTGTGCCGCCCTTCGTGATCATTCTGCTGCTGCGACTGAATGCGGCAGGTTGACCGAGGGAATCCGGCAAATAACCTTCGTGCCTTTGCCCGGCTGGCTATCGATCGAAACCCTGCCGTTATGTAGGCTGACGAAACTGTCAACAATCGAAAGGCCGAGGCCTGCACCGCCGCGCTTGCCGCTTTTTGCGCCCGTGGCAAAACGATCGAAGACTGTCGCGATCATGTCCTGCGGAATACCGGGGCCTCGGTCGCTGACGGAGAAGACGAAATCCGTGCCCTCGCGATGGCATTCGAGAGAGATTGCCGCACCTTCCGGTGAAAAATTCGCAGCATTGGAAAGTAGCTTCAATAGGATTTGTTTCAAGCGCTGGGGATCGGCGACGATCGAGCCAAGATAGGCGGGCGCTGTGATCTCCAGCGTCACGCCGCTTTCCTGCAGCCGGTCGGCAATCTGCATGGAAACATCATCAAGAAGATCGTTGAGGTCGATTTCCGAATAGTTGAGCCTCATAATGCCGGCATCGACGGTGGCAAGATCGAGAATATCGTTTACCAGCGTCAGCAGCACGGACGAGGACGTCGAAATGTGGTCGATATATTCGGCCTGACGTTCGTTCAGCGGTCCGACACTCGGGGTGCGCAGCAGGTCGGCAAAACCGATGATATTGGTCAGTGGTGAGCGCAGCTCATAGGAGACATGCTGGACGAAATCGTTCTTCAGCTCGTCGGCCTTGCGCAGCGCCTCGTTCTTCTCAGTCAGCGCACGCTCAGCGCGGACGCTGTCGGTCATGTTGACGAAAGTCAGCATCGTCTGGGCATTCGGCAGCGGAATGACGGCGTAATCCAGCACAAGGCCAGAGAGCAATTCCAGTGTTCCCTGACTGGAACGGCGTTCGTCATCGAAGCTGGTAATCAGCTCCGCAAAGGTCTTCCAGCCGTCCGGCCGGTCATAGGACTGTAAGCACGTTTCGCCAACCGCACGAATATGCGTTCCCGGCTTGGCCTCGGCTTCGGTAATGCCCCAGAGCATACGGAAGGCCGGGTTCGAAAGGCGAATACGGCCGTCGGCTCCGAAAACGGCGACGCCTTCGGAGAGATGGTCGATCGTTTCGCCTTGGACCTTGACCAGTGTGTTGTATCTCGTTTCGAGAGCGACCTGTTCGGTTAAATTCTCGAAAACCCAGGTTGCGCCGCCTTGTGGATGTGCCGTCGCAAAGACCCGCAGCGTCTGACCGTTCGGCAGATGCCAGAGGTCCGTTTGCGTATCGAGTGCCCGATAGACGGAAAGTGCGGTTTCTTTCCAGCTTTTCCAGTTGAGCTGATCTGGAAGCTTCTTTGCGGCGCGCAATCGCTCCAGCAACTCGGCGTTGTCGGGCTTACTTTCGAGGAAAGCGATATCGAGTTCCCAGAGCGCGACGAAGGCCTGATTATAAAACTGCAAGCGGCGCTCGCCATCGAAGATCGCTACGGGCGTCGCAAGATGGTCAAGTGTCTCGGCATGGCTCTTCAGCGTCCGCTCAAGCTCGGCGCGGACGGATGCGGCTTCAGAAACGTCGATCGCTATTCCCGCGGAACCGCTTGGCAACTTCACGTCAACGACGTCGAAAAAGGTGCGATTGCCGCGGACGACCGTCGAAATCTTGTCGTGGAAGGGTGATTCGGGCGTCGCCGCAACGCGGATGTGTTCGCGGGCGACCGTCGTCAGGAATTCCCGCCCCTCATTGATCGCGTGCTGGGGCGACGTCGCCTCGACCGCATCGCCATAGGCCTGATTGACCCAGGTGAGGCGCCCCTCGGTATCGCGCTGCCAGGCGGGCAGGTCGATCGCATCGAGCAGGTTCTGGAAGGCCGAGATCGAGGACATCAGCCGGTCGCGCTCGATCTTCAGTTCGGCAAGCTCGGCGCGGAGATTGTTGAGCGCCACGAAACGCACGAAGGCGCGGCCACCGGAAACCCGGCCTTGCGCCTCGAGGATTTCTTCGCGACTGGTTTCGACAACCATATCGAAGCTCTGTGCAACACCACGTAGACGATCAATCGCTCTTTCGAGCTCTGTAGCGGAACGGGGTTTCAGCCAGAGGCCGAACGCCAGGAATTCGCCGTCCTGCGGCGCACCGGTTTCGGCTGGAAGCTGGCCAAGCAGTTCCGGCCGCTCATTGCCGTCCCAGACAACGATGCGGCGATTCTTGTCGGCGATCAGCGCCTGGTATTGCGAAATGCGCTGATGCGCATCGGAAAGGGCGGAGCGGATTTCACGGCTTTCGTTTTCAAGATTACCGCGCTGGCGCACGAGCCAGAGAGTCGAAAGCAGGGCTGCGGAAATGACGCCGATCACGACGGAAAAGCCGACGACCTGCGAAGACGTGAAAAGTTGTGCGGATGCTGCTGCTTCGGATTCGACTTGGGCCAGCACCGGCCGCGCCAATGCTGCGATTGCCGTTCCGCCTGCGCAAATCCTCGCGAGCCGCGTCAGTGACCCCGAGCTTTGCTTCACGGCTTTTTTGGCCGTATGTTCTCGGCCTGCCTCGTGTGAACGGATGTCAGGCCAAGCGCCCTCGTCCGCCTGTCCCGGCAGGCTGTGATTCATTTCCGACATCAGCGGTATGTCTCCGTCCTTCAATGTGCCGCATCACGACAAGACATCCCATTTTCGGGCAAACCGGATACCTCCGCGCCACGAATCGAGTTCTAGAACAATACTTCGGAAGGGAATCGGCGGGAAGGTGGGATCCAAAAAATAGGGATGCCGCATTTGTCAATGCGGCATCCCCAAGATGTTGTGGATATTGTTGCCGAGGTTAATATCTGTAGTGGTCGGACTTGAAAGGACCCTTCGGCGAGACGCCGATATAGGCGGCCTGTTCTTCAGAAAGCTGCGTCAGTTTCACGCCAAGCTTGTCGAGGTGCAGGCGGGCAACCTTCTCGTCGAGATGCTTCGGCAGAATATAGACCTTGTTTTCATACTGACCGGGCTTGGTGAAGAGCTCGATCTGCGCCAGCGTCTGGTTGGTGAAGGAGGCCGACATCACGAAGGACGGATGGCCTGTCGCGTTGCCGAGATTGAGCAGGCGGCCTTCCGAGAGAAGGATAATGCGATTGCCCTTCGGGAACTCGATCAGATCGACCTGCGGCTTTACATTCGTCCACTTGAGGTTACGGAGTGCCGCGACTTCGATTTCATTGTCGAAGTGGCCGATATTGCCGACGATCGCCATGTCCTTCATCTGACGCATATGGTCGATGCGGATGACATCCTTGTTTCCGGTCGTGGTGACGAAGATATCAGCCGACGGGACGACGTCCTCGAGCAGCACGACTTCGTAACCGTCCATCGCTGCCTGCAGCGCGCAGATCGGATCGGCTTCCGTGACCTTGACGCGGGCGCCGGCGCCGGAAAGCGATGCCGCTGAACCCTTGCCGACGTCGCCATAGCCGCAGACGACGGCAACCTTACCGGCCATCATGACGTCGGTGGCGCGGCGGATGCCGTCAACCAGCGATTCCTTGCAGCCATACTTGTTGTCGAATTTCGACTTGGTGACCGAGTCGTTGACGTTGATCGCCGGGAAAGGCAGCAGACCCTTCTGGCTGAGCTGGTAGAGGCGGTTGACGCCGGTGGTGGTTTCTTCCGTGACGCCCTTGACCGCATCACGCTGCTTCGTGAACCAGCCCGGTGAAGCGGCAAGCCGCTTCTTGATCTGTGCGAAGAGGATCTCTTCTTCTTCGGAATGCGGGTGCGAGAGTACATCTTCGCCGGCTTCGGCACGCGCGCCGAGCAGGATGTACATGGTGGCATCGCCACCATCGTCGAGAATCATGTTGGAGAGGCCGCCATCGGCCCACTGGAAGATCCTGTCGGTGTAGACCCAGTAATCTTCGAGCGACTCGCCCTTGACGGCAAAAACCGGTACGCCGGATGCGGCGATTGCGGCAGCGGCATGGTCCTGGGTCGAAAAGATGTTGCAGGAAGCCCAGCGGACTTCTGCGCCGAGCGCGGCGAGCGTTTCGATCAGAACGGCCGTCTGGATCGTCATGTGCAGCGAGCCGGTGATGCGCGCGCCCTTCAGCGGCTTTGACGGGCCGAATTCGGCGCGACAAGACATGAGGCCCGGCATTTCAGTTTCGGCGATCGAAATTTCCTTGCGGCCGAAATCCGCCAGACCGATATCGGCGACGACATAATCTCTTTCAGTGCTCATCGAGGTCTCCAGCTGAATAGCGTCTCATAAGCGCGCAGTTGACGGCGCGATAGCTCGAACGCGTGCATTGACGCACGGCCATGCTCGCCGTGTAGCAGGCTTCGCAGGCGATGGCAATAAAGATATAAAGAAGTCTTTATATGTTTATATGAAGCCCGGAAGGCTTACATTTCTTCGCCGAACTTGTCCTGGATCAATCGATCCAATGCGTTCAGCGCTTCGGCGGCCTGGTTGCCGCTCGCGGAAACGAGAACGGTCGTGCCCGGACTCGCGGCAAGCATCATCAAGCCCATGATCGAGGTGCCGCCGACCGTCATTCCGTCCTTGGAGACAGTAACGGCAGCGTCGAATGTTTCGACCATTTGGACGAATTTGGCGGAGGCGCGCGCATGAAGGCCGCGCTTGTTGACGATGAGCAGTTCCCGGGAAAACGAGGTCATGGCGGGACTTGTTTTCATCATTTGCCACTCAGAACGCGGCTGGCGACGTTGATGTATTTCCGCCCGGCCTCCGACGCTTCGATGAGCGCCTTTTCCATGTTGTTTTCGCCCCGCACGCCAGCAAGCTTGATCAGCATCGGCAAGTTCATGCCGGCAATCACTTCGGTATGACCGCTGCTCATGACCGAAATAGCGAGATTGGAAGGAGTACCCCCGAACATATCGGTCAGGATGACGACGCCGTGGCCATCGTCCGCGCTAGAGACCGCCTGCAAGATATCCTGCCGTCTCTGATCCATATCGTCTTCGGGGCCGATGCAGACCGTCTCGATAAATTTCTGAGGACCGACGACATGCTCCACAGCATGACGAAACTCTTCAGCCAGCTTGCCATGAGTGACAAGCACAAGTCCGATCATGATTCAACTGCTCCCAATGGCATATAAACGGTGGCCCCAATATCGCAACGCAGCAATCGCGTCCACCGGTGGGGGCACATCTTGGCCATCAAAAGCCGAAGTGCAAGATAAAAATGCAGACATATGCGGCGAATGCGCCTATGCGGCAGGCATTATCGGCCGATGTCCGGTGCCATGGCCATCAAAATCGCGAGAGGTACTGGAGCGTTTGGCAGCAAGCGCAGAGCCGGCAGCGAAAAGCCTTCTGCGAATTGCGCGACGTCGTTGTCGGGCGGCAGACGATTTTCGCCCGACGTACTGCCGGGCAGCACGGCATAATGCATCGGGGCGAGCGGAACGCTTTCGCACTTGACGATGCCGGTACCGCGCAGCTCGATCAAACCAGAGATTGCGGGAGGTCGTTCAGCGATCATCTGTCCATCGCGTTTCGACAGAAATACCTGATCGTCGGCGACCAGTGAGGCGGGCAGCCCCATCCGTTTGGCTTCCGTGATGCACGTGAATGCCAGCATGGATTTACCCCAGCCGGAGGGGCCGACAAAGAGCAGGCCGGTCTTGTTGACGACGATCGCCGTGGCGTTGATGTTGAAAGTTGCGCCCGTCATGATGACACCGAGACTGCCGGCAGGGCGAGAATGAAGCGGGCGCCAAGCACTTCTGCCGTTTCTGCATCGATGATGTTTTCGGCACGCAACGAGCCGCCATGTGCCTCCGCGATCTGACGGCTGATCGACAGGCCAAGACCGGAATTTTGCCCGAACCCTTCTGACTCGGGCCGGTCGGTATAGAAGCGCTCAAAGATGCGGTCGATATTTTCAGCCTGGATGCCCGGACCGTTGTCTTCGATATAGACAATGCAGCGTGACCGTGTGCGGAACAGCCGGACGGTGATCTTGCCGCCTTCATCCGGAACGAAGGAGCGGGCATTCTCGATGAGGTTGGTGATGATCTGGCCGATACGGAGATCATGACCATTGACGACGAAACGCGTCTTGACGCCGGGCTTGCGTTCGATCGCGAGCTCGATCTGTACCTCTTTGTTCTTGTGGCGAATCTGCCTTGAAACCTCCACCAGATCGCTGAGGAATACCTCGAGATCGACGGATCGGGCATCGACACGGGCAAGTTCGGCATCGAGGCGCGAGGCGTCGGAGATATCGCTGATGAGGCGATCGAGGCGGCGGACGTCGTGCTGGATCACATCCATCAACCGCTTCTTGGAATCGTCCGACTTGGCTAGCGGCAGCGTTTCCACGGCGCTGCGAAGCGAGGTCAGTGGGTTCTTGAGCTCATGGCTGACATCGGCGGCAAAGCTCTCGATCGCATCGATACGGTCATAAAGTGCGGTTGTCATCTCGCGGAGCGCGATCGAAAGGTTGCCGATCTCGTCCTGGCGGGCCGAGAAATCCGGGATTTCCTCGCGCTCCTTTGCGCCGCGCCGGACGCGGATCGCCGCAGCCGAGAGACGGCGAAGCGGATTGGCGATGGTCGACGAAAGGACCAGCGACAACAGAACGTTGACGAGTGTCGCCACACCGAAGACGCGCATGATCGCCAAGCGTTCGGCATGAACGATGTTGTCGATGTCACCGGCCTGCGTCGAAAGCAGCAGAACGCCGAGAACGGCACGAAAACGCTGGATCGGGACAGCTACAGAGACGATGAGTGCGCCCTTGTCAGTGGTGCGTACAACGGCGCCGCGCACTCCCGTCAACGCATTCATCACTTCCGGATAGATCGACCCGTCGCCACCCGGCGCTTCCTTGTAGACCGGCAGATTCCCAGGCTGGAGCGCCTTGTTGAAAAGCGTTGTAAGCCATTCAGCCCAAGTCTGCTTCTCTTCCTCCACCGGCGGCAGGTCGAAGCGCAAGACCTGACCTCGCGAATAGAGATGGCGCGAATCGAGAAGCAAGTTGGCATCGGCATCAAAGATGCGGGCACGCGTCCGCGTGGGCGAGATCAGCCGTCTGAGAACCGGTGCTACCTTTTCCGGATCGATCGGGAATTCAAGATCCTCATCATTCGGGACGGGCGTAATGCTCTGCCCGGCCTGCAGTTCGAGAAGCTTCTGCGGATCGATGGTGATCGAGTTCGTATCGACGGAGGCCGATGCCGAAACCGCACCGGCGATGATTTCGCCCTGCGTGAGCAAGCTCTCGACGCGGGCGTCGATCAGGCCCTCGCGAAACTGGTTGAGGTAAAGAATGCCGCCGACCAGGACGAGCAGTGCTGCGAGATTGAAGAAGAGGATGCGGCGCGTCAGGCTCGAAAAGACCGCATTGCCGAAGATGCGGCGAATGATGGTGAAGGGATGCGACCAGCGCCTTCCCCTGACACGGCGGCCGCTCAAGCCTTCCGCGTCATCCAAATCCCTTTCCTGCACCAACTGTGCCAACGACAGGCCCTTTCGGAGGGCGTGGCGGTCTCCCGCCTCCAGCCCTCGACAATACTCATGCGCCGCGCCGACAGGCGTCAGGCTGCTTCGCGGAAGCGGTATCCCACTCCGTAAAGCGTTTCAATCATATCAAAGTCGGTATCGACCATCTTGAATTTCTTGCGAAGCCGCTTGATGTGGCTGTCGATGGTACGGTCGTCGACATAGACCTGTTCGTCATAGGCCGCGTCCATCAACGCGTCGCGGCTTTTCACCACGCCCGGCCGCTGTGCGAGCGAGTGAAGGATCAGGAACTCGGTTACCGTCAGCGTCACCGGTTCGCTCTTCCATGTGCAGGTATGGCGTTCCTGGTCCATCACCAGCTGGCCGCGTTCGAGTGAGCGCGCGAGCTGGGCAGCGCCTGTTTTTGGCGCGGCGCCAGCGCCAGCAACCGTCGTTGTTTCCCGGCTGGAAGCGCGGCGAAGCACGGCGCGGACCCGTTCCACGAGCAGTCGCTGGGAGAATGGCTTGGTGATGAAGTCATCGGCGCCCATCTTCAGGCCGAACAGTTCGTCGATCTCCTCGTCCTTGGAAGTGAGGAAAATCACCGGCATATCGGATTTCTGCCGCAACCGGCGCAAGAGCTCCATTCCATCCATGCGCGGCATCTTGATATCGAAGATAGCGAGTTGCGGAGGGCGCGCGATAAGGCCATCGAGGGCCGAGGCGCCATCCGTATAGGTTTCGACCTTGTATCCTTCGG from Rhizobium sp. 007 encodes:
- the addB gene encoding double-strand break repair protein AddB; protein product: MTERHQPRVLTIPAGLPFLKTLAATLCDGGLTPLFRHDPDDPLSLSKVTIYLPTRRAARVLRSEFVDLLGGRSAILPVIRPLGETDDDSGYFEEALPATLDLAQPLSNTARLLELARLILAWRNRLPEIVRRIHADSPLAAPASPADAIWLARNLAELIDSIETEDREWSELTKLDAEDHALWWQLTAEFLQIAIAFWPERLAELGKSSPARHRNAILRAEAHRLATAKPAGPIIIAGSTGSMPATADLIAAVANLPEGVIVLPGLDLSMPDAHWQLVAPEITAGERTNPASRSHPQYGLSSLLKRLNFTRGDVVAIEEAEQDLHRRAEILSRALAPAEATSNWGEWKKELPDEALAAAFADVSLIEATNEREEATAIAIALRLALEQPGRNGDSQTALITPDRNLARRVMAELSRFGILADDSAGTPLAAMLQGTLLQLLLEATLRPGDPVTIVALLKHPLARFGLERGALTQAVEALELLALRGGVAAVDISALEPLLEHQLSEQARDRHAPNWRRSLPPEAVEQARNLARRMSNATEPLASALVRHRPDGRGLTASFTLSDWAERTGRALEAVAVDERGNLANLWAGEAGDSLASLLGEVIETEGQIEADGPQWIDIMAALSAGQAVKPRALSHPRVFIFGTLEARLQSVDTLILGGLNEGSWPGQTANNPFISRTMKTEIGLEPPERRIGQLAHDFAMASGTRHLIYSRSLRQGSTPTVASRWLQRLLALGGEAFERELKARGDRFVHWVSLLDESKSQAPAQRPSPTPPLELQPKSYSFSEVGRLRRDPYAIYARRILRLDPVDPFNRDPGAAERGTLYHTIIDRFVREGHAAGTPEAAQAMETILMELFDMERLPSHIDAVWRPRFREVARAFLEWEAERRPAIRKTYTEVRGGVELEPINIRLTGVADRIDVTGPNAADIIDYKTGYNPSPAQARALLDPQLALEAAALSAGAFRDVGSLTPQDLIYVRLRPGSRFDTDVVNNETSTRSDKAKSALDLAEESIDQLVKFVSLLQSGERGFTSRLIPAQQFDFGGDYDHLARVSEWSTAENEEGGGDE
- a CDS encoding nucleotidyltransferase family protein; translated protein: MTIKQAMVLAAGLGTRMRPITDTIPKPLVKIDGKPMIDYALDSLAEAGVEKAVVNVHHLADQMLAHLNSYKALDIIISDERDRLMNNGGGLAKGLKLLGRGTIFVTNADLFWIGERPDRPSNLRRLAGFFDADRMDMAMLCVKLADTTGHNGKNDFNLAPDGRLTRYRERGPNPVVYAGAIVIDTSFLDDAPADDPFNLNIYFDKAIERGRLLGMMLEGHWLTVGTPEAIGEAEETIRRFRTFV
- the tsaE gene encoding tRNA (adenosine(37)-N6)-threonylcarbamoyltransferase complex ATPase subunit type 1 TsaE; the encoded protein is MITKGGTISLFLEDEAATIRLGEDLALALKTGDCLALSGDLGAGKSSLARAFLRAMADDERLEVPSPTFTLVQSYDLRFPVSHFDLYRLADGAELEELGFDEALQNGICLVEWPEMAEDELPADRIVMKLEHEGRGRRATICAPPAQMQRIRRVLAIRAFLAKAGHPMAKRRFLTGDASLRAYEAVYPDRQDRKILMDWPPLPEGPAVLDGKPYPKVAHIAENAYPFVAIANALRERGFATPEIYEVDYAEGILLIEDLGSDGVLDEGGKPIASRYRQSVACLAHLHGMKIPQDIRVTDSHIHHIPDFDRTAMKMEVRLVLDWYLPWKRGTAASDAERDEYLAIWDRLIDELASAEKNLLLRDFHSPNIIWREGQKGIQKIGLIDFQDAMIGPTAYDLASIVQDARVTIEPALFRQLMDDYLAFRRAQGNFDEAGFLKSWAIMSAQRNCKLAGLWVRLLQRDGKPGYTKHMPRTLSYLKVALDHEALAPLRDWCARAGIG
- a CDS encoding PAS domain-containing sensor histidine kinase; this translates as MSEMNHSLPGQADEGAWPDIRSHEAGREHTAKKAVKQSSGSLTRLARICAGGTAIAALARPVLAQVESEAAASAQLFTSSQVVGFSVVIGVISAALLSTLWLVRQRGNLENESREIRSALSDAHQRISQYQALIADKNRRIVVWDGNERPELLGQLPAETGAPQDGEFLAFGLWLKPRSATELERAIDRLRGVAQSFDMVVETSREEILEAQGRVSGGRAFVRFVALNNLRAELAELKIERDRLMSSISAFQNLLDAIDLPAWQRDTEGRLTWVNQAYGDAVEATSPQHAINEGREFLTTVAREHIRVAATPESPFHDKISTVVRGNRTFFDVVDVKLPSGSAGIAIDVSEAASVRAELERTLKSHAETLDHLATPVAIFDGERRLQFYNQAFVALWELDIAFLESKPDNAELLERLRAAKKLPDQLNWKSWKETALSVYRALDTQTDLWHLPNGQTLRVFATAHPQGGATWVFENLTEQVALETRYNTLVKVQGETIDHLSEGVAVFGADGRIRLSNPAFRMLWGITEAEAKPGTHIRAVGETCLQSYDRPDGWKTFAELITSFDDERRSSQGTLELLSGLVLDYAVIPLPNAQTMLTFVNMTDSVRAERALTEKNEALRKADELKNDFVQHVSYELRSPLTNIIGFADLLRTPSVGPLNERQAEYIDHISTSSSVLLTLVNDILDLATVDAGIMRLNYSEIDLNDLLDDVSMQIADRLQESGVTLEITAPAYLGSIVADPQRLKQILLKLLSNAANFSPEGAAISLECHREGTDFVFSVSDRGPGIPQDMIATVFDRFATGAKSGKRGGAGLGLSIVDSFVSLHNGRVSIDSQPGKGTKVICRIPSVNLPHSVAAAE
- the ahcY gene encoding adenosylhomocysteinase codes for the protein MSTERDYVVADIGLADFGRKEISIAETEMPGLMSCRAEFGPSKPLKGARITGSLHMTIQTAVLIETLAALGAEVRWASCNIFSTQDHAAAAIAASGVPVFAVKGESLEDYWVYTDRIFQWADGGLSNMILDDGGDATMYILLGARAEAGEDVLSHPHSEEEEILFAQIKKRLAASPGWFTKQRDAVKGVTEETTTGVNRLYQLSQKGLLPFPAINVNDSVTKSKFDNKYGCKESLVDGIRRATDVMMAGKVAVVCGYGDVGKGSAASLSGAGARVKVTEADPICALQAAMDGYEVVLLEDVVPSADIFVTTTGNKDVIRIDHMRQMKDMAIVGNIGHFDNEIEVAALRNLKWTNVKPQVDLIEFPKGNRIILLSEGRLLNLGNATGHPSFVMSASFTNQTLAQIELFTKPGQYENKVYILPKHLDEKVARLHLDKLGVKLTQLSEEQAAYIGVSPKGPFKSDHYRY